A single genomic interval of Polynucleobacter necessarius harbors:
- a CDS encoding peptidoglycan DD-metalloendopeptidase family protein: MPLTLLKTFLIALITTSLMLVVGCSTPRTKPASVTDRTGAASKPAPPGYYRVKRGDTLARIALDNGQAPRDVTQWNKAVNPSFNPNVIAVGDLILIKAPGDTKPARVAQKKAVTDKPDSPALVQSQTSTPEPAKSEVVAEPGIRLSWPVKGKITGEFSEANKGIDIAGKVGEPVLSASDGKVVYAGNSLRGYGNLVIVKHDNTYLTAYAHNSKLLVKEGDAVRKGQKIAEIGDTDATSAKLHFELRVNGKPVNPTPYLQ, from the coding sequence ATGCCGCTGACATTATTGAAGACTTTTCTTATTGCGCTCATCACCACATCCTTGATGTTGGTAGTGGGTTGCTCTACGCCTCGCACTAAACCCGCTAGTGTGACTGATCGCACTGGCGCTGCTAGTAAGCCAGCTCCTCCTGGCTACTATCGAGTAAAAAGGGGCGATACCTTAGCCCGCATTGCCTTGGATAACGGTCAGGCACCACGTGATGTCACTCAGTGGAATAAGGCAGTCAATCCGAGCTTTAATCCCAATGTGATTGCAGTGGGTGATTTAATTTTGATTAAAGCACCGGGTGACACCAAGCCTGCGCGTGTTGCTCAGAAGAAAGCGGTAACCGATAAGCCTGACTCCCCGGCACTAGTCCAATCTCAGACATCAACTCCAGAACCAGCAAAGTCAGAAGTTGTTGCTGAACCCGGTATTCGCTTATCTTGGCCTGTCAAAGGTAAGATCACAGGTGAGTTCAGTGAAGCTAACAAAGGAATTGATATCGCCGGCAAAGTCGGGGAGCCTGTTCTGTCGGCATCAGATGGCAAAGTGGTGTACGCGGGCAATAGCTTACGTGGATATGGCAATCTCGTGATTGTGAAGCATGACAACACCTATCTGACTGCTTACGCGCATAACAGCAAGCTCTTGGTAAAAGAGGGTGATGCTGTTCGAAAAGGGCAAAAGATTGCCGAGATTGGTGATACAGATGCCACCTCAGCGAAGCTGCATTTTGAATTACGCGTCAACGGTAAACCAGTTAATCCAACACCGTATTTGCAGTAA
- the surE gene encoding 5'/3'-nucleotidase SurE, with protein MSNRQPHILVSNDDGYLAPGLLALVNAVRPLGRITVIAPEQNHSGASNSLTLSRPLSIHRVAGGERDGFFFLNGTPTDCVHVAMTGFLDEKPDLVISGINQGENMGEDTLYSGTVAAAIEGVMFGVPGIAFSQTDRGWNRAEDAAKAAHDVVAQMLVSALSKKHADGVATLLNVNIPNRPYADLYRWRVTRLGNRHHSQPVVVQDSPRGEKIYWIGAAGDVKEGSEGTDFHAIAEGCISITPMQLDLTHHARLAAMRANGWDRG; from the coding sequence ATGAGTAACCGTCAACCCCACATCCTGGTTTCGAATGATGATGGCTATTTGGCTCCGGGCTTATTGGCTTTGGTCAATGCCGTGCGCCCTTTGGGTCGTATTACAGTAATCGCTCCCGAGCAAAACCATAGTGGTGCCTCTAATTCCCTAACTCTATCCAGACCACTCTCGATTCATCGAGTAGCTGGTGGTGAGCGCGATGGCTTTTTCTTTCTCAACGGCACACCTACAGATTGTGTCCACGTTGCTATGACAGGCTTTCTGGATGAGAAGCCCGATTTAGTGATTTCTGGAATTAATCAGGGTGAGAATATGGGGGAAGATACGCTTTACTCTGGCACTGTGGCTGCCGCGATTGAGGGTGTGATGTTTGGGGTGCCCGGCATTGCTTTCTCTCAAACGGATCGCGGTTGGAATCGTGCTGAAGATGCCGCTAAAGCAGCGCATGATGTAGTGGCTCAGATGCTGGTCTCTGCTTTAAGCAAAAAGCATGCTGATGGTGTAGCAACATTACTCAATGTGAATATCCCGAATCGTCCCTATGCGGATCTTTATCGCTGGCGCGTTACTCGTTTGGGTAATCGCCATCATTCACAGCCAGTGGTGGTGCAAGATAGTCCGCGTGGCGAAAAGATCTACTGGATCGGTGCCGCAGGGGATGTAAAAGAGGGCTCTGAAGGCACAGACTTTCATGCGATTGCAGAGGGGTGTATTTCAATTACACCAATGCAGTTGGATTTAACGCATCATGCGCGTTTAGCGGCGATGCGAGCAAATGGCTGGGATCGCGGTTGA